In Scylla paramamosain isolate STU-SP2022 chromosome 16, ASM3559412v1, whole genome shotgun sequence, the genomic window GATTGGCTGAGAAATCCATTAGTGCTCGATCCCTTACACAAGCCTCAACTTAGCACTcatgaagaagaggaactaATTGATATCCGAAATGACCGCACATTAAGACTGCAATATATGGAAATGTCATTAGAAAGCTTTTGGATTGAAATGGAAAAACAATCCCCACACATTTCAAAAAAGGCCCAGAAAATACTCTTGCAGTTTTCGACCTCATATTTGTGTGAACTGGGATTTTCAGCActaacaaatataaaaactaagaaaagatgtAACTTGCTCTCTgttgaagaggaaatgagagtgtGTCTGTCAGCTGTCCCTCCCAACATAGAGAGGATATGTAAATCCAGGCAGGCACAGGTGTCTCATTGATaaggtatgtattttttttagtaatagttTATTTACAGTACACACTGTTTCCTGCTGTTTATTTGCACCTATTATTTCATCAATAATATTGTGTAACTGAGATATTATGGTTAACACACCGTCCGTGAAAGAGTAAAAGGTTAATTAATTATGAAATTAAAGAGATGGTGCGTCGCCAAAttaaaaacatgtctttagtGCGCCGCCAACCAACAAAGGTTGAGAAACACTGcgctagagggtggcgtcgcctgttgagcggcgcactctgtggcagcgccgctaacgacctatgcggcgccctggcagcactggcgaggaagcttaCCACCACAAATTGGTGGCTCGAGGCTCTCACCGCATGCCGATTAATcccgctggacaaaaagccgggatgcagaccaattggcatcggcgaggtaataagacgcatcgtgggtaaatgcgtcatgacggtggtcaaggacgacgtaaggagggcagcggggaacctgcaagtatgtgcaggacagcaggcaggaggggaagccgccatccactctatgagggaaatgttcagtgaagacaattgtgaagcggtgttattagtggacgccaaaaacgctttcaacactattaacagaaaaacaatgcttcacaacattcgagtaaaatgtccctctctggcacaatatgtagaaaacacatatagtgacccctcggatttgtacatatgtagtaatagtggtaatagtgttaaggtgttaaagtccatggaagggacaacacaaggtgacccagtggccatggcgatgtacgccctcggactttcagtgctgcaacaagttatctcatatgagaaaacgagtgtgaagcaagtggcgtacgcggatgacctgtcaggggccggcaaaataacagacttgaaaaaatggtggggcttagtgaacgacaatggtcccatcatagggtacacacccaatgccgctaagtccgtccttattgtaaagcctgaacactatgacagtgcagtggatagcttcagtggcagtggagttataataacaaaggatggacaacggcatctgggtgctgtcatcggaacagaggagttcaagaaggagtacataggagagaaggtgaaggagtggatacatgaggtggaagtcctgtctgacatggccaggactgagcctcatgcagcctactccgcctacacccacggcttgcagcatcgatggagattcgccatgcgcaccatcccaggcatcagccctctccttgcaccactggaggtctcgataaggaacaccttcctcccagcgttactgagatcccacaccatcggagatggggagagggcgctgctcgaacttccaccaagactgggcgggatgggaatcacctcccctgagaagttggcgactgtggagaacctcaactccctcaagctcaccaggtccctcacagagaagatcattgctcaggacgcacatggtgaaatagcccaaagtgcagtcactgagcaaggacgaattatatctagagataggcaacaacatcaacgaaactgtctcgaagacctgataaacatcctgcctgcaaccacagtgagaaaaatcctcactgcacaggaaacgggagcctctaactggctaacgtcactgcccatcagagcgaagggcttcagcct contains:
- the LOC135108126 gene encoding uncharacterized protein LOC135108126, with protein sequence MVRRQIKNMSLVRRQPTKVEKHCARGWRRLLSGALCGSAANDLCGALAALARKLTTTNWWLEALTACRLIPLDKKPGCRPIGIGEVIRRIVGKCVMTVVKDDVRRAAGNLQVCAGQQAGGEAAIHSMREMFSEDNCEAVLLVDAKNAFNTINRKTMLHNIRVKCPSLAQYVENTYSDPSDLYICSNSGNSVKVLKSMEGTTQGDPVAMAMYALGLSVLQQVISYEKTSVKQVAYADDLSGAGKITDLKKWWGLVNDNGPIIGYTPNAAKSVLIVKPEHYDSAVDSFSGSGVIITKDGQRHLGAVIGTEEFKKEYIGEKVKEWIHEVEVLSDMARTEPHAAYSAYTHGLQHRWRFAMRTIPGISPLLAPLEVSIRNTFLPALLRSHTIGDGERALLELPPRLGGMGITSPEKLATVENLNSLKLTRSLTEKIIAQDAHGEIAQSAVTEQGRIISRDRQQHQRNCLEDLINILPATTVRKILTAQETGASNWLTSLPIRAKGFSLNKQEFVDAIALRYGWPMEGLPSTCVCGSPNDVNHTMTCKKGGFVCIRHDEVRDLTASMLREVCHDVSTEPTLLPLDGEHLRYRTANTTNEARVDVSARGFWTRGQKAFVDIRIFDPMATCHHELSLEAAHRKNEQEKIRAYGERIQHVDQGSFTPLVFTTSGGMGSKAQCFYSRLADLMAEKKHQPRSHVVAWMRCRLSFSLLRSALLCLRGTRHSTPIPADLGGLDCEATVVESGIRVDRVEVE